A single region of the Salvia miltiorrhiza cultivar Shanhuang (shh) chromosome 8, IMPLAD_Smil_shh, whole genome shotgun sequence genome encodes:
- the LOC130998001 gene encoding uncharacterized protein LOC130998001 has translation MEEGSMFFDASAHMLFEASGDSEAAYFDAAFEQESDAAAVKEDDAQSCSYSSSCDNTARLHEAVDGGDDIRSVQFDYCSGDDEDDYGGGSDEEDGVVDQCRRRSRNSAAEPAKSKGCEESNVMMMNEREGDRLFWEACLAS, from the coding sequence atggaggaagggagtatgTTCTTTGATGCATCAGCTCACATGTTGTTCGAGGCGAGCGGCGACTCCGAAGCCGCGTATTTCGACGCCGCATTCGAGCAGGAATCCGACGCGGCGGCGGTGAAGGAGGATGATGCGCAGTCGTGCAGCTACAGCTCGTCGTGCGATAACACGGCGCGGCTGCATGAGGCCGTTGACGGCGGCGATGATATTCGCAGCGTGCAGTTTGATTACTGCAGTGGGGATGATGAGGACGACTACGGCGGAGGAAGCGACGAAGAGGACGGCGTCGTCGATCAATGCCGCCGCCGGAGCCGGAACTCTGCGGCGGAGCCGGCGAAATCGAAGGGCTGTGAAGAATCCaatgtgatgatgatgaatGAGAGAGAGGGGGATAGGCTGTTTTGGGAGGCGTGTTTGGCATCTTAG